TCGACATCTTTTTTTACAACCCGGTCATGCGCCATTTGCTTTGCAAAATTCCAACATAAATAAACCAATACGATTAAAGCAGAAAATGCCGAGATATAATCCGTAAACTCATTCTGACCAAGCAACCCGAAACGAGTTAATATGTGAATATCAATACCAAGTATAAAATATACTAATGACAGCACATAAAAACGAACATCTTTAGATTCATTACGGATAAAAAATAAGCCACAGACAATTGACAACAATGTAATGCCAAGAGCTAAAATAGACATTAATATGATGCTGGTTTTAAATGAAAATAATACTGAACTTGAAATAACAACCGTCGAGAAAAAGATAAGTATTTTTGTCGATACCGAAAACCAAGAACGGTATCTTAACTTTAATAATTGTCGTGCAAATAAACTCAAGTTTAAACCAATCACGCCCATTAATATCACGATTATTGAATCATAATAATGAGCTATAAAACTTACATTATAAATGAAGCCAAAACCTTCTAAAATCCATATGACAGAGATATAGCACATGATAAATACAACATATTGAATTAATCGTGGTTCATGCAGGTGAATATATAAAAATATTAGATAACATATCATCATTAAAAATAGGCCAGTAAACATACCAACCATTAATTTATGCTGTGATTGTTCATCAATGAAATCGTTCGCATTCCAAATCCTGAGGGGAGTTTGTAAAAAGGCACTTGTTTTAATTCGAATGAAGTAACTCACCCTTTCACCCGCTTCAACCTTAAAACCCCTAGCGAATGTCAGTTTAGGCATATTATCCTCATCCAGACGACGCGTACCGAGTCTTTTTACAACCGACTGTCCATTTTCATGCATAAAATAAAGATCTATTTGATCTAACAGCGAATCGCCAAAATCAATAATCAGATATTTATCAAGGTTCGTTTTATTAACGATTTCCCCCTTAAACCAAAATGTGCTATCTGAAAAGCCAAAATTAAAATGAGTTTGATTAGCTTTAACCCATGGAATAGCAGATTGTCTTTGTGACAAATAATCAAATGTATATGAATTGGTTTTATCTTCAAAATACTTTGTTGATGTACCAAGACGGGCAACTTTAAAGTCAGAATCAATAACAACGCCTTCAGCTTGTGCAAAAGTGGCGTATAGACTAAAAGTGATAAAAAATAGTAAAGACAATAAAGAATGCATAAATTTTAATATCAATCTCAAAATTATTTTAAATTGAGGCATTGATATTACAGAAAAGGATTCTTCAAGTATATAGGAGGCAGTTCGGACAGGTATTTATAACTATTTTATAGGGCAAGGGGATTAGTTACTTGTAGGTATAATTTTCGTTATTATACCAAATACTAAAAAAGGAGGCCGAGGCCTCCTTTTAATAACGGTTACTTAATTAAAATTAAGCAACTGCTTCTTTTGCTTTATTTACTAGTACAGTAAATGCCGCTTTATCGAATACAGCAATGTCTGCTAAGATCTTACGATCGATTTCAATAGAGGCGTGTTTAAGGCCATTAATGAAACGGCTGTAAGACATACCATTTTGACGTGCAGCAGCGTTAATACGTGTAATCCATAATTGACGGAATTGACGTTTACGTTGACGACGGTCACGGTAAGCATATTGACCAGCTTTTGTAACTGCTTGGAAAGCAACACGGTAAACTCGTGAACGAGCTCCGTAATAACCTTTAGCTTGTTTTAAAACTTTCTTATGACGAGCACGTGCAACAACACCGCGTTTAACTCTAGGCATAACTATTTTCCTCTTTTATATCTAAAATTAAGCGTATGGAAGCATACGTGAAACAGATGCAACATCACACTTTGCAACCATTTGCGTACCACGAAGGTGACGTTTACGTTTAGTGCTCTTCTTGGTCAAAATATGACGTAGGTGAGACTGTTTGCGTTTAAAACCATTAGCGGTTTTCTTAAAGCGCTTTGCAGCGCCTTTATTCGATTTCAACTTAGGCATTATAACTCCGCATTGTTGAATATTAATGAATAACAGTAAGGCGAATATGAGTACTTACGTACTCATATTACTTGGAAGCACCTACTATTTCTTTTTAGGGGCTAACACCATTACAGCTTGGCGACCTTCCATTTTCGGGAAAGCTTCCACGACTGCAATCTCTTGTAAATCTTCTTTAATACGATTTAAAAGATCAAAGCCTAAGCTCTGGTGCGCCATTTCTCGACCTCGGAAACGCAGCGTAATTTTTGCTTTGTTACCTTCTTCGAGGAAGCGAGTCAGGTTGCGTAGTTTTACCTGATAATCGCCAACATCAGTTCCAGGTCGGAATTTTATTTCCTTAACCTGAACCCGAACTTGCTTTTTCTTCTGCTCTTTAACAGATTTACTTTTCTCGTATATAAATTTACCGTAATCCATGACACGGCAAACAGGAGGCTCGGCATTCGGGCTAATTTCTACAAGATCTAAACTTGCTTCTTCTGCTTTAGCAAGTGCATCTCTTATAGATACGATTCCAATTACTTCACCATCAGCACCGTTTAAGCGACATTCAGGTATACGAATTTCTTCGTTTATACGATGTTGTCTGGTCGTTTGTTGTTGACCTTTTTTTCCGCCTTTTATAACGAATCCTCCAAAGTTGTTTTACCGCGGCTATTGACTTCGGTTTGTAATTTACTGATGAAGTCATCTAACTTCATAGTACCTAAGTCAACGCCCTTACGAGTACGTACTGCAATTTCTCCTGATTCGACTTCTTTATCGCCGATAACCAAAAGATATGGCACACGTTTCAAAGTATGTTCGCGGATCTTAAAGCCTATCTTCTCATTTCTCAAGTCTAATTTTGATCTAATGCCTACTTTCTTCATTTTTTCTACAAATTCTGTAGCAAAAACAGCCTGTTTATCTGTAATGTTCATAACTACAGCTTGAACAGGTGATAACCAAGTAGGAAAAAGTCCTGCATATTCTTCAATCAGAATTCCAATGAAGCGCTCAAGTGAACCTAAAATCGCTCGGTGAATCATAACAGGCGTCTCACGACCGTTACTTTCACACACATATTCCGCACCTAATTTCTCAGGCATTGAGAAGTCTAGCTGAATTGTACCACATTGCCATGCACGATCTAAGCAGTCATGTAGTGTGAACTCGATTTTAGGTCCGTAGAACGCACCCTCGCCTTCTTGTACATCGTAGCTTAAACCACTTGCAGTTAATGCATCAGCAAGTGCCTGCTCAGATTTATCCCAAGTCTCATCACTACCTACACGTTTTTCAGGACGTGTTGATAGTTTAATCTCAATATTTTCGAAACCAAATGTAGCGTAAGTTTCAAAAACCATCTTGATGCAATCAGATACTTCTTGCTGAATTTGGCTTTCAGTACAGAAGATATGTGCATCATCTTGCGTAAAGCCACGTACACGCATTAGGCCATGTAGCGAACCAGATGGTTCATTACGGTGACATGAGCCAAACTCTGCCATACGTAATGGTAAATCACGGTAAGATTTTAAACCTTGGTTATAAATCTGTACGTGACCAGGACAGTTCATTGGTTTAATCGCATATTCACGGTTTTCTGAGTGAGTACAGAACATACCTTCTGAATATTTATCCCAATGGCCTGATTTTTCCCACAAGCTACGATCCATGATTTGTGGACCTTTCACTTCTTGGTAATCAAACTCGCGTAATTTTTCACGAATGAAATTTTCTAACTCACGGAAAATTGTCCAACCATCGTTATGCCAGAACACCATACCAGGTGCATCTTCTTGCATATGGTAAAGGTCTAGTTGTTTACCAATTTTACGGTGATCGCGCTTCTCAGCTTCAGCAAGACGTTGAATATATGCTTTTAGCTCTTTCTTATCAGTCCAAGCTGTACCATATATACGTTGTAACATCTTATTGTCTGAGTTACCGCGCCAGTATGCGCCTGCAACAGACATTAATTTGAAATGCTGGCAATGCTTCATTACTGGTACGTGTGGACCACGACACATATCAACGTATTCTTCATGGTAATATAAAGCAGGCGTTTCATCTTTGCCGATGTTCTCGTCTAAGATAGCTACTTTATATGTTTCACCACGTGCTTCAAACGTGTCACGCGCTTCTTGCCAAGATACAACTTTCTTAATAACTTGATAGTTGGTCTTAACCAGTTTGTTCATGTGCTTTTCTAGCTTAGCTAAATCAGCTTCACTAATTGGTTCTTCCATATCGACATCATAATAGAAGCCTTTATCAATGGTAGGGCCAATAGCCATCTTGGTGTTTGGCCATAATTGCTTAATAGCATGACCAAGTAAATGCGCACAAGAGTGGCGTAGGATCTCTAGACCATCAGCATCTTTAGAAGTAATGATTTCAATTGCAGCGTCTTCAGTGATCAGGTCACATGCGTCAACACGTTCACCGTTAATGCGTCCAGCGATACACGCTTTAGCAAGACCAGAACTGATATCTGCAGCAACTTCCATAATCGTTACTGGGTTGTCAAATTGACGCTGAGCGCCATCTGGAAGAGTAATTACAGGCATTTTATATCCTTTTGCAGTGATGCTGCCTACGATGCAGCGTTTGCATAAATTAAGATGTTATTAAACATCGTGTGATAAGTTTTCTTTTATATACACAAAGTAACGTACCTAATGTAAATAAAGAACTAAAATTCAATCTGGACATTTTGCCATCTAAAAACTAAAAGTGATAACAATAAGTAGAAAGAAATTCCAGACCAAGTATTATATAGAATTACATTATAATTACACGGTTTTTGTTAATTTTACGTAGATTAATCCCCCTATAATAAGAAGAAACACGTAAATTACCAAACAACGTAAGCCTAAAATAATTTCACGAGCAATGGAATATCATAAAATGTCATACACAGGCCATATCAGTAAAATGGTTTCAACACTTAATGCAGATAATAGTGTCAGTTACCAATTACCACTCGACGATACACTTATTCCGTTAAACGAACTTATCGGTAAATCAATCACACTCACGCACACTGGCAACATACATTGCTTAAACTGTGGAAAGAAAACAAAGAAGAGCTATTCACAAGGCCATTGTTTTGTTTGTACACGCAAGCTAGCCAGTTGTGATATGTGTATCATGAAACCAGAAACGTGTCATTATGAGTACGGAACTTGTCGTCAACCAGAATGGGCCGATGATTTCTGTATGACTGACCACTATGTATACCTTTCAAATACGTCTGCATTAAAAGTTGGTATTACCCGTCATACTCAATTACCAACCCGTTGGATTGATCAAGGTGCAACACAAGGTCTGCCGATCTTTAAAGTAAAAACCAGACAAATATCGGGGTTAGTAGAAACCGCATTAGCTGAATTCATTGGTGATAAAACCAACTGGCGTACCATGCTTAAAGGCGAAAACGCAGATATTGATTTAAAAGCGGAAGCAGCACGTTTAATGCCTTTAATTGAAGAACAATTAGGTAATATTGAAATGATGTATGGTTTAGATGCAATCGAGGAACTCGAAGGGGATATTGTTACCATTAACTACCCTGTTACTCAGCACCCGACTAAAATAGTTTCACACAATTTTGATAAAGAGCCTGTTGTATCAGGCATATTGCAAGGTATTAAAGGTCAATACCTGTTTTTTGATACTGGTGTGATCAACATGCGAAAATTCACCAGTTATGAAATAACATTAACAGCTTAACCACTCAATCGCTTGTCAATAGGTAATTGTGTATTACGAGATGCTGACCGCTAGCTTCGGTCAGTAATTTGAACTAAATCACACTAATCCGTATCAAACTTTGTACTCCCCAGTATTTACTCTCTATTTTTCATTCATTATCAGTATTAAATACATAAAAAACTTAAAAACCGGCCCACCTTTAGTGATTAAAACTGCCAAATACGTGATTTAATACTCACATATTCCACCTATAACCAGGCAGCCAGCTTATAAGTGATGAATAAATCAATTTACACACGATATTAATCTAATCTGGAGATAAGCAAGTGCAAGTTAAAGCCCCTTTCTGCGTTCGTAATGCCGCAGCTGACACATTCGCAATGGTCATATTTAGCTTTGCTGTGGGAATGTTGATTGAGATTTTTGTCTCTGGGATGTCGTTTGAACGATCTTTAGCTTCCCGTGTGGTTTCTATCCCGGTCAACATCGCCATTGCATACCCATATGGTTTATATCGTGACTTTATTATTAGGACTGGTGCTAAATTAGTTAAGAATAAACTAACAAAACAATTTGGTGATACGTTTGCGTATGTATCTTTCCAATCACCTGTTTATGCCTTAATTTTATTATCTGTCGGTGCTGATGTTGAGCAAATCGTAACAGCGGTATCAAGTAACGCTGTTGTGTCATGCTTTGTCGGTGTGTTCTACGGCCAATTTCTTGATTTATGTCGTAAGCTATTTCGCGTACCAGGATACCACGCAGGTATCAGCGCTTAACCGGCAAAATAATATATCAGACTGGTATTGCCCCTAAAGAATAGTATGGATAGAGGTTCGGATAAAAAAATTGAACGAACCTCTATTTTAGGAATTCAAAGATTTAACGTGTGCATTTACAGATGTTTTTAAATTAGTAAGGGTTATTTTTAATTAGCCTTTGTGATCATCTCTAATTCTTGATCAGACTTAAATGTTAACTCAATCGTTATATCTTTATATTCAGCCAAACTTTGTACGTGTGAACCACCGCAAGGCATAGCAATACTTTCACCACAACCTAAATCGCAACACCAAAAACGAGAGTCCGTAAGCGAATCACCTTCACACTTCATCACAACAGATGCTTTAGTCGCAAGCCAGGTTGCCAATACGCCATTCACCCTCGCTTCAATGAGTGATAGGTCTGCAAGCATCTCAGCCACATTAAGGCCACGCTTTTTCAACGTTTTACCCAAACGGTAATTGTCTGTTGATTTGTTTTCAGAGACCAAACTTAATGTTTGTGCGTATGAATGAAAGTCGCGATTATTTAATACATCTTTGCGTGATGCATCTTTACGCCAGTAACCTTGTTCTAAAACCTTATTTAACGCATAAGAAGCCAAATGCCCTGCACTGTGTCCTCGACTTAATGCCGTTTGATACCTTGCATCAACAACTAATTCAACAGAATCATTAATGTTTAATGCCATGTCTAATTCTAATTCGTGTACGACAACAAAATACCAGCCAGGCTCACCACGTTTTACGGGTATATCTGTACCTTTATATAGCTTACTATTTTCAATATCGAAAGCACCCGTAACGCAATCTGTGACTGTGTATTGCTTACCGTTAAATACTAAAAACCCTTTATCCGCAGGATGATCTGGCCAGATATGACTTACCGGGTGGAACGGTGTTTTTTCAGTAACCACATAAGTACTGGTGTCTGTTTGTTCAACCCACTGAACTTGAGTTAAAGATTGTATGATTCCTTGAGTAAAAAGAACCTTAGTTGGTCGTACTTGATGAATTACAACATCAGACATTAAACACCCTTAGATAATTAGTAAGTGAATTGCACAATAATACCATTTCCAATACGTTTAAAGGAGATACCTCAATTGAAAATTGGTATAAAGCACTATTTAAATTAGCCAATACTATGTATGACCTCACACGGTATTACATCTTAATTAATCAATAAATTCAATGTGATGGAACATTTCCTAGACAGGTTAAATTTACAGCTCCTCCTTATTATTTACACTTAATTACGACCAGCTTACATTTACTTACATATTACTTACAGTTTAAAAATCTGAAAATAGATACACTAATGCATTAATATACTTATTAAAATATAAAAAAGGCATTCCATGACACGTTCATTCTTTGATATAAAAAAATCATTTTTTGTATCTTTTTTTTCTTTTTGTATAATGACTATCGCATATATCCCATTAAGCCATTCCGCAGAACTTACCGACAATGACGAACAATCAGAAATAACCCATCAAGCTTTAACGCCATCGAATATTACCCCTAGCCAATCATACCTTGTATTTTTAAATATTCTTGACCGTAACGATATCTGGGGAGAACTTCCCTGGGAACTTTCTGAGCAAAATATTAGAACGGTTGCTCTCTACCATACCGGTGACAGATTACAGCACCAACTAGACAAAACAACATTAAGCTTAATCGAAAATAAATTATCATTGAGCCTTATTGACAACGACATACGAGTTAAAACATGTGTTCAATGCTCTAAAACATATATCACTGTAAAAAATGGCAGTGTACGTGTGAAACATAGCGCCGAAACAAATAAAGAATTACAAACAATGGCGAAAGACATTCGTGCGAATGCCTTTCTAATGTGGGATGCATCAGTTCATGATGGCGTTTACGATCTGCAACTAAAGCTTGTGAATGCAAAAACGATGGATGCGATATGGGCTAAAAATATATCTGAAAACATTGAAGTAAATTCGGATATTGGTTTGCCAAAAAAATCAGACTGGGCACTTACTTTAGGTGTTTGGGGTCTTGAAGCTAAACGATTAAACACAAGCACAGGTAAAACGACTAGTGTAGATAAGTTCACAACAATCGGTGTTCGTAAAAATCAATCTTCTGATTTAACACCTTACCTTGATTACGCAATTATCTTTGATGCGGTCACAAACCTTGAAAATAGAGACATTATAAACTTAGCCGGTGTAAACATCGAAGGTCGAGTTTTCTTATTAATGCCAGATTGGAACCAGAAAATTAAATTCAAACCTTATATCGGTATTGGTCAAATATTATTCAAAAATTACCATGCCGTTGCGTTTAGAGTAGGTACTGAAATTAGCTTCCCCGATAGTGGTTCGTTAGAACTAGGCATCATTAGCGTCTCCGAAAGTAATATCGATGCAGGTTCTAAAGCAAACTATGCATCAGAGATTACATTTGGTGGCGTAAGCTTCGACATTACACTTAGCTACCGTATCTAAGGATAGAATATGAAACAGATAATTACTTTATGCATGCTTATCACCCTTACCGCATGCAGTGCTAAAAAAGATAATAATGAGAATCATGTACAAGCAATAACAGATGCAGCAGGTAACCCATTAGAACTAGGCATATTATCCCTTCGAAATAAGGGAACTAACTACGAATCAAAAGTCGCATTTAACGTACTTGGTAGCGATATTATATTCGAAATCGAAAACGATGAGGACATAAATCCGGAAGAAGTTATCAACAATCAAGAAGATCACGAGCAGTTCGAAGACATATTAGATGAACAAGAGCCTGCTCCTGAAGATATAGATAAGGCATTACGCTTATTATCTGCGGCTCAACAACTTGCTGTAGATAAAGATTACCCAGAGGCGCTTGCTAAAGTAGAAGATGCGATTAAAGCAGCGCCTAGCCTTGCACAAACTCACGCACTTAAAGGTAGCGTGAATTACAGAATGAAAAACTACACCAATGCAAGAACCGCATGGAATAAAGCATTAGAACTTGATCCATCATACGAAGATGTTCAGAAAGCATTGACTAAAATGGGTGATAAATAAGGATGATTATGACTATTTTTAAATCTTTATTATTCGCTATATTACTTGTGCTTACACCACTGGTTATGGCAAATGAAATTGAATCACTCGAGTTAAGCCAAGGCCTAGAAGAAAGGCTGAATAGAGATATCGAAGCCTATCTCGGTGATGATAGCTTTATACTTTCGATTAGAGCTGAAGTATTAACGTCGCCTAAATCTCAAGATTTAACGAATAATAACGGTCAAGCCTCACAAGCAACACCGGAACAAGTACAAAGTCCAGAGCAGGCTAATCAAGCCCCTTCAACAATAACACCTGAAGCTGAAGATGAATTTGACTTACCTGCCCTGCCAAGTAATATGCCTAAAGAAAATACTGTCAATCCAGCGGTAGAACAGGCAAAAGCTCAAATTGCAGAAATGGAAAAAACAATTACCAAGCAAGCTGAGTTACTCGAAAATCAAGTAAAAAAAGCCAATCAACCAAAAAGTAAGGACGATTCAGAAAAAACATTACGAGTACTTCACACTAAGTTATTAGTTGCTAGCACAGTTAACAACGAACAAGTTGTATTCTTAAGAAACTTGCTTACTGAAAAGCTAAACTACAATCCATTTAGAGGTGACACATTAACTATCATACCGACTGATTTTCCAAAACAGTTGGCAGTTCAAGATTCAGAAAGTTCAGAGCCATTACCCTGGTATCAAGAATGGTTGAGTTGGTTAATGGTTTTATTCGCCGCCTTATTATTAATTTTACTTTTTTTACTATTACGAAATAGAAGTAAGCCAGAAAAAGTTGAAGAAATAGATAGTACTCCACCATCAGCTGAACCATTACTAATGCAACAGCAGCAAGATGTACAAGCCCTACGTCAGCGAATTATCAGTCTGAGCCTCGCATCTCCAGACAAAATCCAAACCACCGTGGCTAAAATCGCTTTAAACGAGCAAAACATGCCACTGTTGGCTGCATCATATCAAACATTAGGTCGTTCGATATTCACTTCGATTTTCCCTAATCTTGTGCATGAAATTCCACAGTATATAAACTACCTTAAGCAAGAACAAAAAGATTACCCTGCTTTAATCACTAGTCTAAATGATCTACTGCAGTTATTGACGCACATAGAAAATGATGCTGAAGCAATAACACATAAACCATTTTCTTACCTTCAAAAATTAACTGACAATCAAATCTCGTGGTTAATTAAAGAAGAACAGCCTAGGATAAAAGCGTTAGTTTTAACACAGCTTGAAGAATTAAAATCAACGGCTGTATTAAAACAGTTAAGCCCTACTGAACGTGCATTAGTTGCAGTTGAAATTGGACAGTTCCATAACTTCCCGGTCGCAACGTTTAACGAGATTGCACAGCGTCTAGCCAAGAAATCACGACATGTACCTGACTTCAAGCACATCAATGCAGATGGCACTGAGTTGTTACTTGGTATGTTAGATCGTTTACCGCTAAACGAGCAGCAAGCATTATTAACGCAACTTAAAGAAAGCTCTCCAGAAACCTACATGAAGATTCGCGAGCAATTCTATTGCTTTGATGATGTATTGAAGACACCAACGTTAGTACTTGCCGATGCATTGCGTAACCTTGAGCGTAAAATAGTGGCAATTGGTTTGCACTCTTTTGAGGAAGAGCAAATTCAACACGTATTAACAGACCTGCCTGTTAAATTAAAATCAGCGCTGCTATTTGAGATAAAACAACTCGAAGTTCCAGATCAAGAAAGCATAGCGAGCGCGCAACAAGATATTGTTGTAGCAGTAAGACAGTTGCTCAACTCAGGTCGTTTCACTATGAATGATTTAAAGGGATAATAGATGATTTCAATTAGTACTTTCGTAGGCATATTAGGTGCAGTCGGTTTATTCGTTTACGCCATTTTTAAAAGCACTGATAATTACCTGATCTTTGTAAGCTTATTCAGTTTACTTATCGTGCTTGGCGGGACTTTTGGTGCGACCTTAATTAGTTACTCGTTTCGTTTGATTTGGGCCGCATTTACCGAAATGATGGTTAACCTACTTGACGAAAAGAACCAAAACAAACAACTAAAGCAACTTGTTAGTCGTATTATCGAATGGAATGATATATACAAAAAACAAGGTATAACAGCGTTAGAAAACAGTTTGACTGAGAAAGAAAAAAAGGATGATTTCATTATCAATGCAATGGAGTTATTGGGTACAGGTTATAAATCGAAAGTTCTTTCTAGTATGCTTGACGACACGAATGAAAGTGATTTTCAACGTAGAAATGAACACGTAAATGTCATTAATACACTCTCAATATACGCCCCTAGTTTTGGTATGGTTGGTACTTTGATTGGCTTAATCATCATGCTTGATAATATGAGTGGTGATTTGTCTGCATTAGGCAAAGGCCTTGCCATTGCTCTATTAACGACATTGTACGGTACATTGTTAGCACAGCTACTCTTTAAACCAT
This Moritella sp. 5 DNA region includes the following protein-coding sequences:
- the rplT gene encoding 50S ribosomal protein L20; translation: MPRVKRGVVARARHKKVLKQAKGYYGARSRVYRVAFQAVTKAGQYAYRDRRQRKRQFRQLWITRINAAARQNGMSYSRFINGLKHASIEIDRKILADIAVFDKAAFTVLVNKAKEAVA
- the rpmI gene encoding 50S ribosomal protein L35 — protein: MPKLKSNKGAAKRFKKTANGFKRKQSHLRHILTKKSTKRKRHLRGTQMVAKCDVASVSRMLPYA
- the infC gene encoding translation initiation factor IF-3; this translates as MKGGKKGQQQTTRQHRINEEIRIPECRLNGADGEVIGIVSIRDALAKAEEASLDLVEISPNAEPPVCRVMDYGKFIYEKSKSVKEQKKKQVRVQVKEIKFRPGTDVGDYQVKLRNLTRFLEEGNKAKITLRFRGREMAHQSLGFDLLNRIKEDLQEIAVVEAFPKMEGRQAVMVLAPKKK
- the thrS gene encoding threonine--tRNA ligase — protein: MPVITLPDGAQRQFDNPVTIMEVAADISSGLAKACIAGRINGERVDACDLITEDAAIEIITSKDADGLEILRHSCAHLLGHAIKQLWPNTKMAIGPTIDKGFYYDVDMEEPISEADLAKLEKHMNKLVKTNYQVIKKVVSWQEARDTFEARGETYKVAILDENIGKDETPALYYHEEYVDMCRGPHVPVMKHCQHFKLMSVAGAYWRGNSDNKMLQRIYGTAWTDKKELKAYIQRLAEAEKRDHRKIGKQLDLYHMQEDAPGMVFWHNDGWTIFRELENFIREKLREFDYQEVKGPQIMDRSLWEKSGHWDKYSEGMFCTHSENREYAIKPMNCPGHVQIYNQGLKSYRDLPLRMAEFGSCHRNEPSGSLHGLMRVRGFTQDDAHIFCTESQIQQEVSDCIKMVFETYATFGFENIEIKLSTRPEKRVGSDETWDKSEQALADALTASGLSYDVQEGEGAFYGPKIEFTLHDCLDRAWQCGTIQLDFSMPEKLGAEYVCESNGRETPVMIHRAILGSLERFIGILIEEYAGLFPTWLSPVQAVVMNITDKQAVFATEFVEKMKKVGIRSKLDLRNEKIGFKIREHTLKRVPYLLVIGDKEVESGEIAVRTRKGVDLGTMKLDDFISKLQTEVNSRGKTTLEDSL
- a CDS encoding DUF2797 domain-containing protein, giving the protein MSYTGHISKMVSTLNADNSVSYQLPLDDTLIPLNELIGKSITLTHTGNIHCLNCGKKTKKSYSQGHCFVCTRKLASCDMCIMKPETCHYEYGTCRQPEWADDFCMTDHYVYLSNTSALKVGITRHTQLPTRWIDQGATQGLPIFKVKTRQISGLVETALAEFIGDKTNWRTMLKGENADIDLKAEAARLMPLIEEQLGNIEMMYGLDAIEELEGDIVTINYPVTQHPTKIVSHNFDKEPVVSGILQGIKGQYLFFDTGVINMRKFTSYEITLTA
- a CDS encoding L-alanine exporter AlaE — encoded protein: MQVKAPFCVRNAAADTFAMVIFSFAVGMLIEIFVSGMSFERSLASRVVSIPVNIAIAYPYGLYRDFIIRTGAKLVKNKLTKQFGDTFAYVSFQSPVYALILLSVGADVEQIVTAVSSNAVVSCFVGVFYGQFLDLCRKLFRVPGYHAGISA
- a CDS encoding alanyl-tRNA editing protein, encoding MSDVVIHQVRPTKVLFTQGIIQSLTQVQWVEQTDTSTYVVTEKTPFHPVSHIWPDHPADKGFLVFNGKQYTVTDCVTGAFDIENSKLYKGTDIPVKRGEPGWYFVVVHELELDMALNINDSVELVVDARYQTALSRGHSAGHLASYALNKVLEQGYWRKDASRKDVLNNRDFHSYAQTLSLVSENKSTDNYRLGKTLKKRGLNVAEMLADLSLIEARVNGVLATWLATKASVVMKCEGDSLTDSRFWCCDLGCGESIAMPCGGSHVQSLAEYKDITIELTFKSDQELEMITKAN
- a CDS encoding tetratricopeptide repeat protein, whose translation is MKQIITLCMLITLTACSAKKDNNENHVQAITDAAGNPLELGILSLRNKGTNYESKVAFNVLGSDIIFEIENDEDINPEEVINNQEDHEQFEDILDEQEPAPEDIDKALRLLSAAQQLAVDKDYPEALAKVEDAIKAAPSLAQTHALKGSVNYRMKNYTNARTAWNKALELDPSYEDVQKALTKMGDK
- a CDS encoding FliG C-terminal domain-containing protein, which translates into the protein MTIFKSLLFAILLVLTPLVMANEIESLELSQGLEERLNRDIEAYLGDDSFILSIRAEVLTSPKSQDLTNNNGQASQATPEQVQSPEQANQAPSTITPEAEDEFDLPALPSNMPKENTVNPAVEQAKAQIAEMEKTITKQAELLENQVKKANQPKSKDDSEKTLRVLHTKLLVASTVNNEQVVFLRNLLTEKLNYNPFRGDTLTIIPTDFPKQLAVQDSESSEPLPWYQEWLSWLMVLFAALLLILLFLLLRNRSKPEKVEEIDSTPPSAEPLLMQQQQDVQALRQRIISLSLASPDKIQTTVAKIALNEQNMPLLAASYQTLGRSIFTSIFPNLVHEIPQYINYLKQEQKDYPALITSLNDLLQLLTHIENDAEAITHKPFSYLQKLTDNQISWLIKEEQPRIKALVLTQLEELKSTAVLKQLSPTERALVAVEIGQFHNFPVATFNEIAQRLAKKSRHVPDFKHINADGTELLLGMLDRLPLNEQQALLTQLKESSPETYMKIREQFYCFDDVLKTPTLVLADALRNLERKIVAIGLHSFEEEQIQHVLTDLPVKLKSALLFEIKQLEVPDQESIASAQQDIVVAVRQLLNSGRFTMNDLKG
- a CDS encoding motility protein A, which encodes MISISTFVGILGAVGLFVYAIFKSTDNYLIFVSLFSLLIVLGGTFGATLISYSFRLIWAAFTEMMVNLLDEKNQNKQLKQLVSRIIEWNDIYKKQGITALENSLTEKEKKDDFIINAMELLGTGYKSKVLSSMLDDTNESDFQRRNEHVNVINTLSIYAPSFGMVGTLIGLIIMLDNMSGDLSALGKGLAIALLTTLYGTLLAQLLFKPSAIRIARRQHRIFFERQIITAGLELITENKDNLYIQDRLNCYLAPKHKMTELGQ